GTAGGTTTGTCTTCATTGCCCTCTAGTGGAGGTTTTTGTCAACTTCCAACATGGCTCCCAAGCAACGCTCTTAGTTACGCGTTGATGACAAACATTGCGGGGGATATGCCTCGTGGGGTGTACTGTGTTGTTACTTGAGGACGTTTGAGCAAGGAAATAGCACTATGCTTTGCCACAGCTCCCATCTAACGACTCCATTTGGTCATATTTGACAGCAGTAAGTTCTTACTCCAATATGTGATGTTACATTAGCAGGCTTGAAACTACTTATCTCATAATGAGTTGAAATGGTTATGGGTAACTTGCTTTCTATCAGCAACTttgtagctaacgttagcataatATAGCACTATGCTGCCTTTCAACAAAACTGGGCTAAAAACTGTTTGAAAGCATGCGAAAATACCGGACTGCTGTTATATTCGTTTGGCACATAATTTGAATGAATGTGATTATAATCAACCAATTTATCCCTGACAGCATGTAGGAAGCAAAATATGACACTGATTGAAAAGCAACGACAAATTGGAGATGAAGAAGTCATCAAAGAATTGGTAAAGTTGTTGTGTTTAATACAAATGTTATGTGTTACTGTTTAAGCTTTAAGTACCCCTGTCTAAAGTGAGTAAACCGTGCGTTTCAGTGCACTGCGAATGGATTGTCGTGTGAGAAAGTATGTCAAGATGGAAGTGGTATTTCATCGTTGGAGGTGTTCTTCTCGGGGTACCCACGCATGGTTGGTCTCTCCTTCTTCCCAAGACTCTCCAAACTCGTCATCATGGGCCAGAGTGTGACCCAAATTCAGGGATTGGAGCACTGCCCTCTGCTTAAAGAACTTTGGGTTGCAGAATGCAAGTTGAAGGTAACATTTCACTTCTCCTTACAACTATCAGAGAGCAACATAAACAATTAAAAACAGTTTGTTCACTACACTATAACAACACACAATAGACACATTATAATACACACAGTGTTTTAGGTTCTGCGGTGCAATTTCATTATATGGATGCCATTATGCTGTAATATCTGAAGTGCCATTGTCTGGTTTGCTATGTTTTCCTCATCAATCTCCTAACAGGAAATTTCCAGATTGCATAACTGCCTTCAGCTTCAGAAGTTGTATCTGTATGACAATCACATTAGTGAAATCGCAAATCTGGAACTACTTGTAAACCTTGAAGTTTTGTGGCTCAACAGCAACCTCATCACCAAGATAGAGGTAATCCCAGCTCAAATGGCATAGTCCAGTTGTTTAGTGGAAAACCTGTTGACACTAGTATGAACAagggtatcacacacacacacacacacacacacacacacacacacacacacacacacacacagaaatcataTGAAGGTTGTAGAATTTGATTGCATTTTGTCATATGCTAGAGCTCTTTTACATCTTTTCAGGGGCTGGACTCACTTGAAAAACTTAAGGAACTGAATGTAGCAGAAAATGCCATAGAGAGGATCggtatgtattgtattgtaagtCGATGTGATGTATTTGATATCACATTGAAATAATACCTGAATTTGAATTATTGATTTTTCTAGGACACAGTCTGGATCCCAACATCAATCTACAAAACCTCAACCTCTCAGGAAACCAAATCAGCTCATTTAAGGTACTTAtgacaaatgtactgtatttaatcACACATGACACTTGACCCTCAGACTGTTCTAGAATCCAGAAGGGATCATATAATCTGATGATATGGTCAGGTACAGAAGGGACCATTTTTACTGCAAAGTGAACTGAACATTCAGATTAAAAAATTCTTCACAGTAGATGTTTaacacacagtgtgtgaaaTGCATGGAGCGCTGTTTAATTCCTGATGAAATCCTGTTTGTGGATGTCCTGTGTGCAGGAGCTGACTCCACTGGCAGCACTGGGCCAGCTGAAGGAGTTGGGTCTGCAGGACCCCCAGTCTGGGCCCAAccctgtgtgtctgctgtaCAACTACGCCACTCACCTGCTCTACCACCTACCTCAGCTGCAGCTCCTGGACACACACCGCATCTCCAGCAAGCAGGTCAAGGATACAGCAGAGGTGAGCTACAGATacagtacttgtgtgtgtgttagtgtgggtTCATCTTCGTGTGTGGGAAGGCGGAGAGAGAAACGGAATGCGGATATGTTAATGCCTGTGACTGTATATGCAATCCAACTGTTGAAAGCAAACTTGAGCTAACTTACTTGGATTTCCACTTGCTGTGAAAGACGTCCCTCTGCTCCACTGAGCTGGGTGAAACTGAACTCTAGACTAGACGTGTCGTGTTGAACAAATCCAGCCACTTAAGTAATTATGGGATTCCTCACAAAGTGTACTGGTTTGGAGAAGAGCAATTAACTGAATGGCATGGCATGTGTCCAGTGTTAATGTTAATGCTTCCTTTGTAGTCCACCGTGTTGAAGAAGATGATGTACTACAGCATGCGTGTGCGCTTAGTCCAGAGGCAGCTGGCCGAGACTCAAGCCAGACTGCTGGAGCAGAGAAACGGCCGTCTGCAGCTGCCCTGGGACAGAATCCACATGCTCACCTGCACCCTGAAGACGGTGAGCTGGACACTCATACCCCAGCGGTGACCACTAGCAGACTAAAGGGGCTGCTGGCTTGTTGCTTTGGAGTTAGAGTTGGATTTATGCTTTACTGTACTGCACCAGAATGAAATTGGCCCATCAAATAATagaataaacaaatagcaaagtACTAATGCTTCACCCACAGATGTAGCACGCACTAGTATATAGCCTTGTACTAgtagccacatactgtacacacatgcatgttttgATTGATCTGtgcatgtgctgaaatgttgaaTACTgaagaaaggaaaaacaaaagcagACATGACAAAAGTCAAAGCGGCTATTATTGATAAGCACCAGCACAGTTGCAGTGCTGTGATGACTTGGGCCTCAGCGTGTCTGTGTCCctgcagctggagctggagctctcTGAGATGCAGGCCACCGGCAGGAGATCAGCCCGCACCTGGGAGGAGGCGGCGTCTCCAGCGACGGAAGGCTCCGGAGACCCCAGCGACACGGCGTCCGAACTAAGCCGCGACCCGGGCCAGGAGCAGAGGCTGCTGGGAAAACTGGACGCCATCAGGGAGAGGCTGCGCCTCTGGAACCAGAGAATGGAAGAGTAAGTCATACTTGTTGTGTGCCTGCGCTGTGACAGCTATGACTAATTGATGAGGCAGAAACAGAGATGAATAGATCTGGCAGGCACGAGCTGAGGGAGACAATGTTGTCCGAGCGAGTGGAAAAGGTGTGTTTACACGCATGTGTGTAGAGTCAGACAGGCCTGAAATATTATGCATGATCTAACAGAAGTCAATTCCATCTTAATACAATTTGGTCTCAGTCACCAATATCCTCTTAAGTTTTGATCAAATTTGGTCTTGAGCAGGGTATGTAAAGTTATGTAAAATTCATGAGTTCTAAAATAGTTGAAATGCACCTTTGTTCTTCTTATTATGTCATTGTAAATTGAAAGCGCATGTCAGTTATTCCCATTGGTAAAGACACTGCCTGTCCCTATTAGACAAACTGCAGACTGAGAAAGTTGAGAAACAAGTCAAGAAAGGCCAAATGAAAATCAAAAAATAGTTGTGTACTGGACTTCAAATGTAGTACATCTGAAATGGAGTTACTACTGCAGGAAGTGAACAGCATACATACTTACATTTATTGTTGTAGTTTAAATCATACAATATACAACGGTACAACTGATGGAAGCACAATAACCAGTTTTTTTGCATGTCAGCATCTAAATGTGCATGAGTCCCCTAGAGTGTGCATACCGTAGATTCTGTTCTTACCTAAGAATACATTTCATAAGAAAACACTGGTGATTATCAAAATTTTCTGTCAGAAATGTCTACTAAAGAACAGTGGGGAATGAGGTCCAGTGTCTGCTAATGAGCCATGTGGATGCTGATTCTGCTCCGTAAATGATCCTTGCCCAAGGCTCCTGATTGGAATTGGATTGGATCACATTTGGTCTGTGTCCTTCTGAATCACACTGAGCGGAAGGTGGTGGTAATGTGTCGGTACGTGGTGTTTCTGTggcatgcagagcagaggcacagCACAGGCGAGAGGTGAAGCTGGCTACAGACAGGAAGGAGATGACGGAGCACTTCCTGGTGCTTGAGCTGGAGACGGTGGGCAACATTCGCTTTGAGGAGGGCAGCACCAGCGACACCTGGTACACACACTAATGTTTACATTGTAGCATTATCAACACTCCCATGCCTTAGATaagcatatatatatagattATATTTTACAGATTATTATATATCTCATAGACTGCATGGAATTAAAATGCTTTGGGAGATTAAGAATGTTAAAGAGGACTTTTCTCTGCTGTCTTTATCTGTGCTGATTAGATAAATCCAGCaaaatctctctttctttttcttactcTTTCCATCcgtctctcctcccatctcttaGGTTTACTTCCTGTTATGACCTGCTGCTGTCCCGTTTCTGTGCGTGGGACTATGCCAAATACAACGTCACTGGCATCAAAGTCAAGCACATCATCCGTGTCCATAACCGCGCTCTGCGTCTGCGCTTCGAGAACAAACTCCACAGCCAGCTGGCCAGTAAGGACTCCCAGCTCTTCTCACAGTGAGTCTGTTTCAGAGTAACCCAGCCCCTGAAGGGTGACCTCCCGCACTGGGTGTCCTTACACACCACTGCTCCAGGATCAGTGCTCTAGTTTCCAAGGGTCACTCGTCTGTCATGCTGGTTTGTCATTGCCTGTCCTCTTAAGTGCGGTTGTTTCACTGTCAAGAACACGATGTTACGTACGTAATGACCTTTTTCACTTTCAACACATTCTGAGTTCATCGACAATATCAACACCTAACTGTATGAATGTGTTGCTTATTATTTAATCTTAGAGTTCCAACACATGCAGTTTGgttaattaattgattaatgAGTTACTTAGTAAGTTGATTTGTTAGTTACTAACAACATACTAAAAAGAGTATTTAGCATCAGTTTCAGTCAGCGAAAAGGTGATTTCTCTTGTTTAATTACGCCTACTAATGATTATGATTTACATCTATGCAAACATATCTTTATGTTTATCACATGACTCCATGGTAAATTAACAGTGTATTGAAAATATACAGTGAGACACTTGGACATTGGAATCCATGCCAAAAGATGTTGATATGGGGtttgctgtccatggtgctgaagtgggtttttttttacatgcatCTCAGATTTCTCCAAGTGATTCTAATCTAGTGTCAATCAATTCAGTAATTCAATTATATAAATACTGTCTGCTGCTGTCACCCATTCACTCCTTTAGCTGACATCACAGACTCACAATGCACACAGTAAGCACacaggaaaatacagaaaaactggAGACAaactgatgtggtgtggtgtggcataCACTCTTTATTCATTGTGTGCAGGAATTATAAGCGGGGGCTGGACTACCTGTTCTATGTGCCTGATCCGGAACATGCTCCAGAGGAAAATGAAATTCCGCACATCTTAGAAAATGGCTTTAAAACTGCTGATCACTACaaggtaacgtgtgtgtgtgtgtgtgtgtgtgtgtgtgtgtacagtatgtgtgtttgcataagaTGTGCGTATGCATATGTGTTTATGATTTCTGTGTATGTTGACACATCTTCAGACattaggaagagagagagcagtgccgCTGTCCAACAGTCTAAGTGGTTGCGAACGTCTACGAATGAATGCCATCCGGAGGCAGAGCACCAAGAGTGCACAGGAGCTGCACCCCGACCCCTTACCGTTCAGAAACGGTGTGAAGATACTTTCAAACCTCTTTCAAAACCCCATAATGACAACTATTACACATtcccagagagtgtgtgtttatatgtgtatcAGTTCAAGTatagagtttctctctctctctctctctttgtgtgtatactgtaggtcagctcatcatctcaaaggtgtttcTGGGCCGTAGTGTGGCGCTTAAGGAAGGAGTACCTGTCGAGCCCACCAACTATCccaaagcccattccatacgcAGCGTCAGCCAGAATCACCAGAACTCATGCAAGACTGCACCTGCAgcaggtgggggtgtgtgtgtctgatttatTGTATAAGTAAATGAGTATGTTTTCTGCTTGTTTTTTAACACTACGACACATTAATGCTTAGTTGTTTCAAGGTGGTTTCAAGTCATCTAGAGACTTCAAGTCTAAACACTCTTGTAGTCTGTAatcatgttgtgttgttgtgtgtagtaTTTacatgcctctctgtctctgtgtgtgtgtgtgtgtgtgtgtgtgcgtgtgtgtgtgtgtgtatgtgtgtgtgtgcgtgtgtgtgttgtagaaaaTCAGTGCTCTCTCAAAGGCTCGTGCTGTGATTGTCTTCAGCGCCAGACGCAGTGGTTTGTGTTTGATCATGAGCTGGTGCTGCCAGAGTACCTCGTCCACTTTGAGTACATCACACAGGTAGGTgagacccacacacagcccatacAGCAGACACAGCAGCTTTTAAAATAACACACCAATTTGTTTTAGGAATTAGCTTATTTGCCATCTACCCCAGAGTTACATAGGAGAATACAtacccttctcttctctatgCATGTAATAACCCAATCTAATTCCATTAGCCTAGCTTCACTTCACcgataattcactggaagtggatTTACATTAGTTAGCCTATAGCTCCCTTTTATCTACAGGCTAGCTAGAGGTCCTGCTGGTACACACCAGTAGTCATACTCTTTCACTCATCATAGAAAGTTTCGCCGCTCACTTAGGCCTACTAAACTGAACTTAACCTTTACAATCATGTTAATGATTAGTGAGGCagtgatacacacatgcagtcatgcacacacactcagtcatagCTTACTCCTAGATATAGTCTCCTCTACACTGTAGCTTAAATGTTAGCTTCAATGGTACCATTTTATGCAGAATTACTCTTGAGTTATATTCATTAGAAGCTTTTGTAGTTCCTTTTTGgtcttctttttgtctttctttttagtTTCATTTACTTCCTCATCGGTGATAACTATGTAATAGTTCAACAACATTTTGGCATACTGAACTTGAATCTTAACAGataatatatacattttatGAAACAAATAGGGAGGATCATACATTCCCCTGTGGTTCTGAGTCATTGGGTTTCAGAATAATATTTGAGAAATGAATCGAGGAGATATAGTGAAGTTCACCAGAAGTCTGGCTTCTGGTTTGGGTTTTATTGATGTTCTGATGGTCCTGGTCTTCCTTGTCCGTGTTCTGTGTGGCACTCCAGAAACAGGCCTCCtgctcggcctcctcctccctgtctccAGCCTCTGGCCTcaatgctctctctgtctcttccttctCGTTTCTCCTTCTGAAGCTAAACAAATTGGGGGAGCATTTCAGTAAAATGAGCTGCTGAACCATTTTGATGTTTTAAATGTGAGCATTTACATAGCCCACGTACTGTATTGCTCAAGTTGGGTTTTGGTGATGCAAGGCTACTCTTTACACCCACTGCAAGCAGATACTGTACTCACCCACTTCCAACTCTTTGTCCAAGAATGTGTCCAGATCATCCAGAACGTTTAGGACTTCATGCATTGTACCTTCCTCCTCGGAAACTTTGTTGTACAGTTCCTTCTTGTCATGATCGACCTCCTTCGCCTCATTGATTAGGAACCTTTGTAGTTCCGACTTCcttttgcatttcttttttatttcttcttcgTCGTCATCAGTGTTCACTCTTAAAGTCTCCAGTTCATTCAGAGCAGCTAGGACATGTTCATGGAGCTCATCTTCGTAAGTTCCGTTGTCCAGTCCGTTTTTGCTGCGCTCGATCTTCTTCTTCAGCTCCTTTATGAGAAGCTTTTGTAGATTCTTTTTGGTCGTctttttgtttgcctttttaGCCTCATCCATGTTGACTCTCAAAGACTCCAGTTCTCGCTTCAGTTCTACAAGTCCGTATTTTTTGACATGTCTCTTAATTTTTTTGTCTTCATCCTGCCGTGCTGGCAGGCAGCAGGCTAAAAACCAGCAAAACTTCATTTCAACCTTTAAAACTAGATCGCCAGAAATCAGAATTGGAATATCAAATGATTAGCAAATCCAAAACCAGCCaacttctacacacactcaatcaaaaGTGACCAAAAATTCTAATTTACCCTGTGCAATGTTCTATGGCATTCTGAAGTTGCCTAGCCACCTTTGTGATCCTAACGGAATGGTTTGACATCAGATTATTCTTACCAGTTCAATGCATCATTCAATGGAATCTTTGGAGTCTCTCTTGATTCTTTTGATTATGTAGTTATCCTCAAATCCATATTTATTTACTAGaccgttttatttatttaggatCTCTCATACAAAATGCTTTATtataagaaaataaaatgatCATTCAAAATTGAATAAAAAAGATAGAAGAGTGATCCATTGCCATCTGAACCTTAATAGAATTGTTATTTAGAAGTCATAAGGTTGCAgaattatgtttgtttgtggatcTGTGAAAGGTGGTGTATAGTGACCACCACCTCCCATATAACATCCACATACTCACTTATCAGTCTGCAGAAACCATGTTAAGGGGGCCAAGCACAGAAAAACCAACAAGTAAAGGCATCTGTCAAAGAACATGTGCTATGTGGTTTAATTGGGTGATGATCAGTGATttcatcagtggttccatgttggtggaatgaatTGCCCAGTACTCTCCATTCCAGCaatagttttggatctttcaaaagaggtcttaaggcatatctgttcaacatcttctttttgtttttctttttagtttCGTCCACGTCCTCATCTGTGTTAACTATGTAATAGTTCAACAACATTTTGGCAAACTGAACTTGAATCTTAACAGATAATATATTCATtttatgaaacaaataaaaatatagGGAGGATCATACATTCCCCTGTGGTTCTGAGTCATTGGGTTTCAGAATAATATTTGAGAAATGAATCGAGGAGATATAGTGAAGTTCAACAGAAGTCTGGCTTCTGGTTTGGGTTTTATTGATGTTCTGATGGTCCTGGTCTTCCTTGTCCGTGTTCTGTGTGGCACTCCAGAAACAGGCCTCCtgctcggcctcctcctccctgtctccAGCCTCTGGCCTCaacgctctctctgtctcttccttctCGTTTCTCCTTCTGAAGCTAAACAAATTGGGGGAGCTTTTCATTAAAATGAGCTGCTGAACCATTTTGATGTTTTAAATGTGAGCACTTTTTACATAGCCCACGTACTGTATTGCTCAAGTTGGGTTTTGGTGATGCAAGGCTACTCTTTACACCCAGTgcaagcatatactgtatgttccactCACCCACTTCCAACTCTTTGTCCAAGAATGTGTCCAGATCATCCAGAACGTTTAGGACTTCATCCATGGGCATTGTACCTTCCTCCTCGGAAACTTTGTTGTACAGTTCCTTCTTGTCATGATCGACCTCCTTCGCCTCATTGATTAGGAACCTTTGTAGTTCCGACTTCcttttgcatttcttttttatttcttcttcgTCGTCATCAGTGTTCACTCTTAAAGTCTCCAGTTCATTCAGAGCAGCTAGGACATGTTCAGGGAGCTCATCTTCGTAAGTTCCGTTGTCCAGTCCGTTTTTGCTGCGCTCGATCTTCTTCTTCAGCTCCTTTATGAGAAGCTTTTGTAGATTCTTTTTGGTCGTctttttgtttgcctttttaGCCTCATCCATGTTGACTCTCAAAGACTCCAGTTCTCGCTTCAGTTCTACAAGTCCGTATTTTTTGACATGTCTCTTAATTTTTTTGTCTTCATCCTGCCGTGCTGGCAGGCAGCAGGCTAAAAACCAGCAAAACTTCATTTCAAACTTTAAAACTAGATCGCCAGAAATCAGAATTGGAATATCAAATGATTAGCAAATCTAAAACCAGCCaacttctacacacactcaatcaaaaGTGACCAACAATTCTAATTTACCCTGTGCAATGTTCTATGGCATTCTGAAGTTGCCTAGCCACCTTTGTGATCCTAACGGAATGGTTTGACATCAGATTATTCTTACCAGTTCAATGCATCATTCAATGGAATCTTTGGAGTCTCTCTTGATTCTTTTGATTATGTAGTTATCCTCATATCCATATTTATTTACTAgaccattttatttatttaggatCTCTCATACAAAATGCTTTATTATatataagaaaataaaatgatCATTCAAAATTGAATAAAAAAGATAGGAGAGTGATCCATTGCCATATGAACCTTAATAGTATTGTTATTTAGAAGTCATAAGGTTGCAgaattatgtttgtttgtggatcTGTGAAAGGTGGTGTATAGTGACCACCACCTCCCATATAACATCCACATACTCACTTATCAGTCTGCAGAAACCATGTTAAGGGGGCCAAGCACAGAAAAACCAACAAGTAAAGGCATCTGTCAAAGAACATGTGCTATGTGGTTTAATTGGGTGATGATCAGTGATttcatcagtggttccatgttggtggaatgaatTGCCCAGTACTCTCCATTCCAGCaatagttttggatctttcaaaagaggtcttaaggcatatctgttcaacatcttctttttgtttttctttttagtttCGTCCACGTCCTCATCTGTGTTAACTATGTAATAGTTCAGCAACATTTTGGCAAACTGAACTTGAATCTTAACAGataatatatacattttatgaaacaaataaaaatatagGGAGGATCATACATTCCCCTGTGGTTCTGAGTCATTGGGTTTCAGAATAATATTTGAGAAATGAATCGAGGAGATATAGTGAAGTTCAACAGAAGTCTGGCTTCTGGTTTGGGTTTTATTGATGTTCTGATGGTCCTGGTCTTCCTTGTCCGTGTTCTGTGTGGCACTCCAGAAACAGGCCTCCtgctcggcctcctcctccctgtctccAGCCTCTGGCCTcaatgctctctctgtctcttccttctCGTTTCTCCTTCTGAAGCTAAACAAATTGGGGGAGCATTTCATTAAAATGAGCTGCTGAACCATTTTGATGTTTTAAATGTGAGCACTTTTTACATAGCCCACGTACTGTATTGCTCAAGTTGGGTTTTGGTGATGCAAGGCTACTCTTTACACCCAGTgcaagcatatactgtatgttccactCACCCACTTCCAACTCTTTGTCCAAGAATGTGTCCAGATCATCCAGAACGTTTAGGACTTCATCCATGGGCATTGTACCTTCCTCCTCGGAAACTTTGTTGTACAGTTCCTTCTTGTCATGATCGACCTCCTTCGCCTCATTGATTAGGAACCTTTGTAGTTCCGACTTCcttttgcatttcttttttatttcttcttcgTCGTCATCAGTGTTCACTCTTAAAGTCTCCAGTTCATTCAGAGCAGCTAGGACATGTTCAGGGAGCTCATCTTCGTAAGTTCCGTTGTCCAGTCCGTTTTTGCTGCGCTCGATCTTCTTCTTCAGCTCCTTTATGAGAAGCTTTTGTAGATTCTTTTTGGTCGTctttttgtttgcctttttaGCCTCATCCATGTTGACTCTCAAAGACTCCAGTTCTCGCTTCAGTTCTACAAGTCCGTATTTTTTGACATGTCTCTTAATTTTTTTGTCTTCATCCTGCCGTGCTGGCAGGCAGCAGGCAAAAAACCAGCAAAACTTCATTTCAAACTTTAAAACTAGATCGCCAGAAATCAGAATTGGAATATCAAATGATTAGCAAATCTAAAACCAGCCaacttctacacacactcaatcaaaaGTGACCAAAAATTCTAATTTACCCTGTGCAATGTTCTATGGCATTCTGAAGTTGCCTAGCCACCTTTGTGATCCTAACGGAATGGTTTGACATCAGATTATTCTTACCAGTTCAATGCATCATTCAATGGAATCTTTGGAGTCTCTCTTGATTCTTTTGATTATGTAGTTATCCTCATATCCATATTTATTTACTAGaccgttttatttatttaggatCTTTCATACAAAGTgctttattacagtgcatgcaaatgcactgtactgttcttcctaggcttcttcttcttcttcttcttattattccgcttaccaaattcattttttctattcagcttgaaccgtttaacttagaaacttcattcaaacgtcacaacgtaggtcttaaataggggaatgctgctaagtatttttcaactttgtaacttttatactttttaaactataaattaaaaactattcaaaatttccccatagacttaacattggcctctatgacatcacaatcggatcattaagcaattagaatcttatgccaggtggccagccccacctgcagcagccctctctctctcaggcagcatACAAtatctgtgaagactacatatcctgttaaactctctttccacaactgtttcaaaataaaagtcctcactgcaataatacactattaaatcatttaaccattgaaactactcaactatctaactgttcaaccattccaactgtcagttatcttcaactatgcctccagtcaactacatgagacctccatgtacctagcaaccaacatagcaaccattaaaattaagcgtttatgaccgtttccatagcaaccaacatgattttactatagtaacttctttattcctgatagtggcagccatggataccctatcaacaaatgtttcaaaatagaagtcctcagtagcaagttagctagttagcatagttagcatttttagcatagctgctagaaatgattagctaagttagctaatcaacctagttagcattgttaacatagttagcattgttagcatttttagcataactgctaaaaatgattagctaagttagc
The genomic region above belongs to Sardina pilchardus chromosome 20, fSarPil1.1, whole genome shotgun sequence and contains:
- the LOC134067904 gene encoding uncharacterized protein LOC134067904 isoform X2 yields the protein MKFCWFLACCLPARQDEDKKIKRHVKKYGLVELKRELESLRVNMDEAKKANKKTTKKNLQKLLIKELKKKIERSKNGLDNGTYEDELPEHVLAALNELETLRVNTDDDEEEIKKKCKRKSELQRFLINEAKEVDHDKKELYNKVSEEEGTMPMDEVLNVLDDLDTFLDKELEVASEGETRRKRQRER
- the LOC134067904 gene encoding uncharacterized protein LOC134067904 isoform X1, translated to MKFCWFLACCLPARQDEDKKIKRHVKKYGLVELKRELESLRVNMDEAKKANKKTTKKNLQKLLIKELKKKIERSKNGLDNGTYEDELPEHVLAALNELETLRVNTDDDEEEIKKKCKRKSELQRFLINEAKEVDHDKKELYNKVSEEEGTMPMDEVLNVLDDLDTFLDKELELQKEKREGRDRESVEARGWRQGGGGRAGGLFLECHTEHGQGRPGPSEHQ